The Pelobacter seleniigenes DSM 18267 genomic sequence TCAGCCGCGCCCCAAGGTGGGAGCAGCGCCATGGTATTGGTCCAGCAGATCCCGATGCAGCCGGCCTCGGCCGCAAGCAGTCCGTAAGTACCACCGCGCATCCAGTGGTTGGTGTTGCGCAAGCCAACGCAACCGATGCCATGCTCACGCGCCAAATGAAGCGCCCGCTGCATGGCCCGTTCGGCATTGAGCAGCCCGATTCCCCGCTGCCCGTCCCACTGTTCCATGGCCCCGAAGAATGACACCCGTTCGGACTCGGCCTTGATATCGACCAGGCCGCTTTTGATCGCTTCGACAAAAGCCGGAAAACGGTTCAGCCCGTGGGACGCCACGCCGTCACAGCTGTTCTGGGTGAAAATCTCCGCACAGCGCTGCGCTTTATCGGTTGCCAAACCTAGCTCAAGCAGGATACGGCTGAGTTCCTGCTGGATCTGGGCGAAAGGAAGACGTTGAATAGAGGTCATGGGTACGCTCCGCTGCAAAAGTAAGGGACGGCCGTGAATGGCGCTCGTTTAAGAGTCGATGGCAGCAAAACCGGGACTGTCCCCGCACGGGGGCTGTCCCAGGTCTTTGCGGTGCTAACCGCGACAGTTTCATGGCTCGCAAACTCTTGGGACAGCCCCCGAATGGCGCTCGTTTAAGAGTCGCTAGCAGCAAAACCGGGATTGTCCCCGCACGGGGGCTGTCCCAGGTCTTTGCGGTGTTAACCGCGACAGTTTCATGGCTCGCAAACTCTTGGGACAGCTCCCGATGACCCTGGGGACAGTCCCGAGTTTACTACAACATTGCTTCAAGGCTAACAAATGCCCTGTAAAAAGAAAACCGCTCTTTCCCCTGCACTTCAATGAGGCCCGGCAATCGGTCCGACGGCAACCAGGGCGACAAAAAATAAACCGCACAAAATGCCGCCGCTGGCCCGCTGCTGCGGTAAACTTAGCAACAGGAGACAGACCCAAAGCGGTTATGTTGATCGCTTTGTTTGCTTTTGAAAAAATGCGATGAAAGCTGTTATGTTCCTGACCAGTCTTATCCTGTTGCTGCTCGTGGCGACATTCTTCTACCTGATCCCGCTGTCGAGCCATTTCCTGCGCTACCTGTGGTGGCAGTTTACCACCGATATCCCGGTCCGCAGCGGTGTCGTCATCTCGGACAACAGCGCAATCCATTATCAGGTTTACGGCCAGGGGCAGCCGGTCCTGCTGTTGCATGGTGGCCTCAGCAACAAGCTGAGCTGGTTCTCTCAGCTGCCCGCGCTGGCGGATTGCGGCTATCGACTGATTCTGGTCGATTCCAGGGGGCATGGGCTTTCCGCCCTGGGGCAGGGTGAATTGAGTTATCGGCTATTGGCCAACGACGCGCTGGCCGTGCTCGATCAGCTACAGATCGGTCGGACCGATATTGTCGGCTGGAGCGATGGAGCCAATACCGCCTTACTCATGGCCGAACTCTGGCCACAACGAGTCGCCAGGATTGTTTCCATCAGCGGTAATTACGACCCTGCGGGATTAACACCCCTGGCCCAGCAGGACAACTTCGAATTGTCCACCGGGCTGAAGTACTGGCTGTATCGCTGGTGGACCGGAGCCGGGGCAAAGCTCAGCGAACTGGAGAAACGGTTGAAAAAGCTCTGGCGCAACGGGCCGAAGTTCAGCGCCGCCGACCTGCGGCGGATTACCGCACCGGTCCTGGTGATTGTCGGTGATCACGACATCGTCACCCTGGAGCATACCGAGCTGATGGCCCGGCTGCTTCCTGACAGCACCCTGAAGATTATTCACAACGGCGGTCACGCCACCCTGATGACCCATCCCGAGCAAGTCAACAGCCTGCTGCGTGAGTTCCTCAAAACCCCGGAAACGCACTGCCCTTAAGCAGCTGGCGGACGCTGATAGACCGCGAAGAAGTGCGGCACCGGCGGGTCCTGATGATCATCATAGGCAAGAAAGTGGGTCTCGAGCAAGCCGGCCCGCTGAAAGCCGTCAATTTCATCCCGGTCCAGTTCAATGGGAAAGGCCTGCGGATTCACGTCCCCATCGCGACTGCGGCAGGAGACCAGCACTTCTCCCAGCGGAGCGGCCAGTTCAGCAATGGCGACAATGGATTTGGCCCGGTTCTCACCACTGAGGATCTGGACCGTGTTGCATTCATAGACCAGATCAAAGCTGCGCCGCCATTGCTCAGGATAGTCAAACAGATCGGCCACCAGGTAGTCCACGCGACTGGCGGGGTAGCGCTGCCGGCACATGGCAATGGCGGAGGCAGAGATATCAAAGGCCACCACCTGATAACCGTACTGGGCCAGCAACTCGGCATCGTCGCCCAGACCGCAACCGATGGTAATGGCGCGACGACCGGGCGGAGCCGGGTTTTCTTCCAGCCAATCAACCAGCAAAGGGTTCGGTTCCAGGTCGGCCCAGTAAACTTTTTGAATATCGCCGTCGGCCCGGGCGTAAAATTCCTCGAACCAGCCGTCCGGATCACCCTGCGCGGCGTATTCTCTGGCCAACTGCCGGGTTGCGGTTTTTGCATCTTTCATGAGTAAACCTTTCAGGCTTGAAAAAGCTCCGTTGCGATGATGGTGGGGCCAAACAGGTAGCGCGGGGGACGGTCTGACCGGAATCCGAGCTGTTCATTGCTCCGGGCACCCGATTCGACCGTTAAACACTCAATATCCGCTCCAGCTCACCATCCACCTGCTGGGCCTCCTCGGTCTTGTGCTCCCGCTCCAGACGCTTCTTCAGCGCCTCCAGCTGCTGCCGCAACTGCGGCAGGACCTCTTCGCGAAGCTTATTTTGCAGTTCCTGCCCGGCACGGTTGAATTCTGCGACAAAAGCATCCAAGGACTGTTGCAGCTGCCGGAGCTCTTCTTTGTTGCGGGGAGAATTCAGGGATTGATCAAGATCGCGGAAATAATTCTCGATCTCGGTGAGGGAGCTTTCCAGCTGCGCGTTCAGACGCTGCGACCCTGCCGACAACGATCCCTGCAGGCTGGCCAGGGCCTGGTTGAGTTGTTTCGCGGCTTCGCTTTCGGCCTGCTGCAGGCTGCTGGCCAGGCGGTTGATCAGCCCCAGGCGTTTTTCGCCCGCCACGATACTGCCAGCGGCCAGGACCGTTCCGCCAGGGGGATCCTGTTCAATCACCAGGGCGGTCTGCTCGGCATCGGTCGGATCATAGGTCAGATAAAATCGGGAATGATCCGTGGCCACGCTGCGCTGATCCGGGTCGATGGCAATCTCGACCAGGTAATCGCCGTTCCGGGTGGAAGAAATTTTCTCCACTTGGCCAACCCGGGTGGACTGGTAATACACTGGAGCCCGGGGTTTCAAATTGTCCAATGAGTCGTAGCGAATTGACAAGTCCAGCGGGCCGTCCTTGCAGCCGGTCAGGGATATCATGACCAGCCCCAACAACAGCGGCCAGCCCAACTTCAATCTTTTCATTTCAAACTCCTTTACGGTGGATCGCCAAGCAGGCTATTTAAAAACAGTCTGTCGAGCCCAGGGATGGACTTTGTCAACGCCCGTTGGTCCATTATTGTCTATCGAAGGTTTTTTTTCCAGCGTCCAGGGGAGAACGACGGACAGAACAAGGCGCCCAATTGTCAGCGGCCGCAAACAGAAAAGGCCGCATAACGCGGCCTTTTCCGGTAACAGGGTTCAGACCGCCCTTGTTGCGGACTGCCTGGCTGGCTACAAATCACATGATAATATCGCGCACTTCCGGATCTTTGCGATCCAGGTAATGGATCGATTTAATGCGCCGGATGGTACGGGAGCGGCCGCGGATCACCAGGGTTTCGGTGGTAGCGATGTCACCTTTCCGACTGATCCCCTCAAGGAGATCCCCTTTGGTGATGCCGGTCGCGGCGAACACCACGTTTTCACTACGCGCCATATCTTCCAGTTTGAGCAGCTTTCCGGCTTCAACGCCCATTTCGGCACAGCGCTCCAGTTCTTTGGCACCATGGCGGCGGTTCTCTTCGGTGTCGCCTTTGACCTGATGACGGGGCAGCAGGCGCCCTTGCATATCGCCGTTCAAGGCCCGGATCACTGCGGCCGAGACCACACCTTCCGGCGCGCCACCGATACAATACATGGCATCGACATCGCTGTCGGGCATGCAGGAGAGGATGGATGCGGCGACATCGCCGTCCGGGACGGCAAAGACCCGCACGCCGTGCTGCTGCATCTCTGCAATGACCTGGTCGTGGCGCGGTTTGGCCAGGGTGATGACCACCAGTTCCTGAAGCGGTTTATTGAGAGCAATGGCGATATTGC encodes the following:
- a CDS encoding MlaD family protein, with amino-acid sequence MKRLKLGWPLLLGLVMISLTGCKDGPLDLSIRYDSLDNLKPRAPVYYQSTRVGQVEKISSTRNGDYLVEIAIDPDQRSVATDHSRFYLTYDPTDAEQTALVIEQDPPGGTVLAAGSIVAGEKRLGLINRLASSLQQAESEAAKQLNQALASLQGSLSAGSQRLNAQLESSLTEIENYFRDLDQSLNSPRNKEELRQLQQSLDAFVAEFNRAGQELQNKLREEVLPQLRQQLEALKKRLEREHKTEEAQQVDGELERILSV
- a CDS encoding class I SAM-dependent methyltransferase, whose translation is MKDAKTATRQLAREYAAQGDPDGWFEEFYARADGDIQKVYWADLEPNPLLVDWLEENPAPPGRRAITIGCGLGDDAELLAQYGYQVVAFDISASAIAMCRQRYPASRVDYLVADLFDYPEQWRRSFDLVYECNTVQILSGENRAKSIVAIAELAAPLGEVLVSCRSRDGDVNPQAFPIELDRDEIDGFQRAGLLETHFLAYDDHQDPPVPHFFAVYQRPPAA
- the glpX gene encoding class II fructose-bisphosphatase, with amino-acid sequence MNRDLAMAFSRVTEGAALAGYKWLGRGDKNAADGAAVEVMRCLLNKTEIRGEIVIGEGEIDDAPMLYIGEQVGRGGDEVDIAVDPIEGTRMTAMGQSNALSVLAAGEKGSFLRAPDMYMEKLVVGPGAKGCIDLDKPLMENLRNIAIALNKPLQELVVITLAKPRHDQVIAEMQQHGVRVFAVPDGDVAASILSCMPDSDVDAMYCIGGAPEGVVSAAVIRALNGDMQGRLLPRHQVKGDTEENRRHGAKELERCAEMGVEAGKLLKLEDMARSENVVFAATGITKGDLLEGISRKGDIATTETLVIRGRSRTIRRIKSIHYLDRKDPEVRDIIM
- a CDS encoding alpha/beta fold hydrolase, encoding MFLTSLILLLLVATFFYLIPLSSHFLRYLWWQFTTDIPVRSGVVISDNSAIHYQVYGQGQPVLLLHGGLSNKLSWFSQLPALADCGYRLILVDSRGHGLSALGQGELSYRLLANDALAVLDQLQIGRTDIVGWSDGANTALLMAELWPQRVARIVSISGNYDPAGLTPLAQQDNFELSTGLKYWLYRWWTGAGAKLSELEKRLKKLWRNGPKFSAADLRRITAPVLVIVGDHDIVTLEHTELMARLLPDSTLKIIHNGGHATLMTHPEQVNSLLREFLKTPETHCP